In Nasonia vitripennis strain AsymCx chromosome 2, Nvit_psr_1.1, whole genome shotgun sequence, a genomic segment contains:
- the LOC100678777 gene encoding nuclear envelope pore membrane protein POM 121 isoform X3: MAAIRATYLLALMLLVGTQLATSKGKSVDENFKDDQLSEARTLVLRKRDTNEESKDEEAATTTIEPTTTSPDEEEDEDEVKETTPAPVVTTSAKPKKTRKRQRPSTTAAPTTPSPDYEYEEEEEEDETPTVKPLVSEKEKPKSTKKPKPGAPQLFNRIKPEEEEKPTDKPAAGGLPASNLLPPMPFNNIPPAYLYPPNPAFAAPWGFNPLPASPSGPYDYPYPSGPAFSDSNVGTSNAFAGGFASASASASAGGSGGTVSTSTFPGSDEMSSVSNSGFPGSSGGVSSSGFPGSSSSSVSGSGNNGVTFSTSAFPGGSGASISASSSSFPSRSGGAPAFPNRSVSASSSFPSRSGGGAPQYTSEKVPGGKIEKVVSDSFIGVRGSFGPDDDESVAIEVDGPAGGAPGAGFPAYTNAGPNYGSISGPGYSASASFGNTPYANPYFNTIPTYNAYNPVDFQNLFQQYFANLQAQQQAFQQQLQAQIQAQQQAGGTFASGGAFITNDRGMVDPNAQVYVNTYSSPNSASSATSVNSRSGFGGAKSTVYASPFTSNDNNNSGIPVSGGSISTGPQSASASASLGPNGGFQAAQINPAAPGIFSRFGDSIPPPSGNSYGVFSSSSSSSAVGPDGKQTSRKSATIGVNDNGKVTYKTVHDP; encoded by the exons ATGGCTGCCATCAGGGCTACTTATCTGCTGGCGCTGATGCTGCTGGTGGGCACTCAGCTGGCGACAA GCAAAGGCAAATCGGTGGACGAAAATTTCAAGGATGACCAGCTTAGCGAGGCGCGAACTCTCGTCTTGAGAAAGCGCGACACTAACGAGGAGAGCAAAGACGAAGAagctgcgacgacgacgattgAGCCGACCACTACTAGTCCGGACGAGGAAGAGGACGAAGACGAGGTCAAAGAGACCACGCCGGCTCCAGTAGTAACGACGAGCGCGAAGCCGAAGAAAACGCGAAAGCGTCAGAGGCCGTCGACTACCGCGGCCCCGACGACGCCGTCGCCAGACTACGAatacgaggaggaggaggaagaggacgAGACTCCCACGGTGAAACCGCTGGTCAGCGAGAAGGAGAAGCCGAAGAGCACGAAAAAGCCCAAACCCGGCGCTCCCCAGCTGTTCAACCGTATAAAGCCCGAGGAAGAGGAGAAGCCGACGGACAAGCCAGCGGCCGGCGGTTTGCCAGCCTCGAATCTTCTTCCACCGATGCCTTTCAACAACATTCCCCCCGCCTACCTCTACCCGCCGAATCCAGCTTTCGCTGCACCCTGGGGCTTCAATCCTCTGCCCGCTTCACCCTCCGGTCCCTACGACTATCCTTACCCGTCTGGGCCAGCTTTCAGCGACTCCAACGTTGGCACCAGTAACGCCTTCGCCGGGGGTTTCGCTAGCGCGAGCGCCAGTGCCAGCGCCGGAGGCTCGGGAGGAACCGTCTCCACCTCGACCTTCCCCGGATCAGATGAGATGAGCAGCGTCTCCAACTCTGGCTTCCCCGGTTCGAGCGGTGGCGTCTCCAGCTCTGGATTCCCCggctcgagcagcagcagcgtctccGGCTCCGGCAACAACGGAGTAACCTTCTCCACCTCAGCCTTCCCCGGTGGATCTGGTGCATCGATATCGGCCTCGTCGTCCTCCTTCCCCAGTAGATCCGGAGGCGCACCGGCTTTCCCCAACAGATCGGTATCGGCCTCGTCGTCGTTCCCCAGCAGATCTGGTGGTGGAGCACCTCAGTACACCAGCGAGAAGGTTCCCGGTGGAAAGATCGAGAAGGTCGTGTCGGACTCGTTCATTGGCGTGAGAGGCTCTTTCGGCCCCGATGACGACGAATCGGTCGCCATAGAAGTCGATGGTCCCGCTGGTGGTGCACCTGGTGCAG GTTTCCCAGCTTACACCAATGCCGGACCCAACTACGGCTCAATTTCCGGTCCTGGATACTCGGCGAGTGCCTCGTTCGGAAACACCCCGTACGCGAACCCTTACTTCAACACCATCCCTACCTACAACGCTTACAACCCCGTGGACTTCCAGAACCTTTTCCAGCAGTACTTCGCTAACCTTCAGGCCCAACAACAGGCTTTCCAGCAGCAGCTTCAGGCCCAGATCCAGGCTCAACAACAAGC CGGTGGTACTTTTGCCTCTGGCGGTGCCTTTATAACCAACGATCGAGGAATGGTCGATCCTAATGCTCAAGTTTACGTGAACACATACAGTTCGCCGAATTCCGCGTCTTCTGCTACTTCAGTCAACTCTCGTTCTGGTTTTGGTGGCGCTAAAAGCACAGTTTATGCTTCTCCCTTCACAAgcaatgataataataatag CGGCATTCCCGTTTCCGGAGGTTCCATCTCCACAGGACCACAATCGGCTTCTGCCAGTGCCAGTCTTGGACCAAATGGAGGATTCCAAGCAGCTCAAATCAACCCG GCCGCACCCGGAATCTTCTCTCGCTTCGGCGACAGCATTCCTCCTCCGTCAGGCAACAGCTACGGCGTCTTCAGCAGCTCGAGCTCGAGTTCAGCGGTCGGCCCAGACGGCAAGCAAACCTCGCGCAAGTCGGCCACCATCGGTGTCAACGACAACGGCAAGGTCACCTACAAGACCGTCCACGATCCTTGA
- the LOC100678777 gene encoding nuclear envelope pore membrane protein POM 121 isoform X6, with protein MAAIRATYLLALMLLVGTQLATSKSVDENFKDDQLSEARTLVLRKRDTNEESKDEEAATTTIEPTTTSPDEEEDEDEVKETTPAPVVTTSAKPKKTRKRQRPSTTAAPTTPSPDYEYEEEEEEDETPTVKPLVSEKEKPKSTKKPKPGAPQLFNRIKPEEEEKPTDKPAAGGLPASNLLPPMPFNNIPPAYLYPPNPAFAAPWGFNPLPASPSGPYDYPYPSGPAFSDSNVGTSNAFAGGFASASASASAGGSGGTVSTSTFPGSDEMSSVSNSGFPGSSGGVSSSGFPGSSSSSVSGSGNNGVTFSTSAFPGGSGASISASSSSFPSRSGGAPAFPNRSVSASSSFPSRSGGGAPQYTSEKVPGGKIEKVVSDSFIGVRGSFGPDDDESVAIEVDGPAGGAPGAGFPAYTNAGPNYGSISGPGYSASASFGNTPYANPYFNTIPTYNAYNPVDFQNLFQQYFANLQAQQQAFQQQLQAQIQAQQQAIWDQSNRVDSYFGIPSGIPVSGGSISTGPQSASASASLGPNGGFQAAQINPAAPGIFSRFGDSIPPPSGNSYGVFSSSSSSSAVGPDGKQTSRKSATIGVNDNGKVTYKTVHDP; from the exons ATGGCTGCCATCAGGGCTACTTATCTGCTGGCGCTGATGCTGCTGGTGGGCACTCAGCTGGCGACAA GCAAATCGGTGGACGAAAATTTCAAGGATGACCAGCTTAGCGAGGCGCGAACTCTCGTCTTGAGAAAGCGCGACACTAACGAGGAGAGCAAAGACGAAGAagctgcgacgacgacgattgAGCCGACCACTACTAGTCCGGACGAGGAAGAGGACGAAGACGAGGTCAAAGAGACCACGCCGGCTCCAGTAGTAACGACGAGCGCGAAGCCGAAGAAAACGCGAAAGCGTCAGAGGCCGTCGACTACCGCGGCCCCGACGACGCCGTCGCCAGACTACGAatacgaggaggaggaggaagaggacgAGACTCCCACGGTGAAACCGCTGGTCAGCGAGAAGGAGAAGCCGAAGAGCACGAAAAAGCCCAAACCCGGCGCTCCCCAGCTGTTCAACCGTATAAAGCCCGAGGAAGAGGAGAAGCCGACGGACAAGCCAGCGGCCGGCGGTTTGCCAGCCTCGAATCTTCTTCCACCGATGCCTTTCAACAACATTCCCCCCGCCTACCTCTACCCGCCGAATCCAGCTTTCGCTGCACCCTGGGGCTTCAATCCTCTGCCCGCTTCACCCTCCGGTCCCTACGACTATCCTTACCCGTCTGGGCCAGCTTTCAGCGACTCCAACGTTGGCACCAGTAACGCCTTCGCCGGGGGTTTCGCTAGCGCGAGCGCCAGTGCCAGCGCCGGAGGCTCGGGAGGAACCGTCTCCACCTCGACCTTCCCCGGATCAGATGAGATGAGCAGCGTCTCCAACTCTGGCTTCCCCGGTTCGAGCGGTGGCGTCTCCAGCTCTGGATTCCCCggctcgagcagcagcagcgtctccGGCTCCGGCAACAACGGAGTAACCTTCTCCACCTCAGCCTTCCCCGGTGGATCTGGTGCATCGATATCGGCCTCGTCGTCCTCCTTCCCCAGTAGATCCGGAGGCGCACCGGCTTTCCCCAACAGATCGGTATCGGCCTCGTCGTCGTTCCCCAGCAGATCTGGTGGTGGAGCACCTCAGTACACCAGCGAGAAGGTTCCCGGTGGAAAGATCGAGAAGGTCGTGTCGGACTCGTTCATTGGCGTGAGAGGCTCTTTCGGCCCCGATGACGACGAATCGGTCGCCATAGAAGTCGATGGTCCCGCTGGTGGTGCACCTGGTGCAG GTTTCCCAGCTTACACCAATGCCGGACCCAACTACGGCTCAATTTCCGGTCCTGGATACTCGGCGAGTGCCTCGTTCGGAAACACCCCGTACGCGAACCCTTACTTCAACACCATCCCTACCTACAACGCTTACAACCCCGTGGACTTCCAGAACCTTTTCCAGCAGTACTTCGCTAACCTTCAGGCCCAACAACAGGCTTTCCAGCAGCAGCTTCAGGCCCAGATCCAGGCTCAACAACAAGC AATTTGGGACCAGAGCAATCGCGTTGACAGTTATTTTGGTATTCCTAGCGGCATTCCCGTTTCCGGAGGTTCCATCTCCACAGGACCACAATCGGCTTCTGCCAGTGCCAGTCTTGGACCAAATGGAGGATTCCAAGCAGCTCAAATCAACCCG GCCGCACCCGGAATCTTCTCTCGCTTCGGCGACAGCATTCCTCCTCCGTCAGGCAACAGCTACGGCGTCTTCAGCAGCTCGAGCTCGAGTTCAGCGGTCGGCCCAGACGGCAAGCAAACCTCGCGCAAGTCGGCCACCATCGGTGTCAACGACAACGGCAAGGTCACCTACAAGACCGTCCACGATCCTTGA
- the LOC100678777 gene encoding nuclear envelope pore membrane protein POM 121 isoform X8 yields the protein MAAIRATYLLALMLLVGTQLATSKSVDENFKDDQLSEARTLVLRKRDTNEESKDEEAATTTIEPTTTSPDEEEDEDEVKETTPAPVVTTSAKPKKTRKRQRPSTTAAPTTPSPDYEYEEEEEEDETPTVKPLVSEKEKPKSTKKPKPGAPQLFNRIKPEEEEKPTDKPAAGGLPASNLLPPMPFNNIPPAYLYPPNPAFAAPWGFNPLPASPSGPYDYPYPSGPAFSDSNVGTSNAFAGGFASASASASAGGSGGTVSTSTFPGSDEMSSVSNSGFPGSSGGVSSSGFPGSSSSSVSGSGNNGVTFSTSAFPGGSGASISASSSSFPSRSGGAPAFPNRSVSASSSFPSRSGGGAPQYTSEKVPGGKIEKVVSDSFIGVRGSFGPDDDESVAIEVDGPAGGAPGAGFPAYTNAGPNYGSISGPGYSASASFGNTPYANPYFNTIPTYNAYNPVDFQNLFQQYFANLQAQQQAFQQQLQAQIQAQQQAGIPVSGGSISTGPQSASASASLGPNGGFQAAQINPAAPGIFSRFGDSIPPPSGNSYGVFSSSSSSSAVGPDGKQTSRKSATIGVNDNGKVTYKTVHDP from the exons ATGGCTGCCATCAGGGCTACTTATCTGCTGGCGCTGATGCTGCTGGTGGGCACTCAGCTGGCGACAA GCAAATCGGTGGACGAAAATTTCAAGGATGACCAGCTTAGCGAGGCGCGAACTCTCGTCTTGAGAAAGCGCGACACTAACGAGGAGAGCAAAGACGAAGAagctgcgacgacgacgattgAGCCGACCACTACTAGTCCGGACGAGGAAGAGGACGAAGACGAGGTCAAAGAGACCACGCCGGCTCCAGTAGTAACGACGAGCGCGAAGCCGAAGAAAACGCGAAAGCGTCAGAGGCCGTCGACTACCGCGGCCCCGACGACGCCGTCGCCAGACTACGAatacgaggaggaggaggaagaggacgAGACTCCCACGGTGAAACCGCTGGTCAGCGAGAAGGAGAAGCCGAAGAGCACGAAAAAGCCCAAACCCGGCGCTCCCCAGCTGTTCAACCGTATAAAGCCCGAGGAAGAGGAGAAGCCGACGGACAAGCCAGCGGCCGGCGGTTTGCCAGCCTCGAATCTTCTTCCACCGATGCCTTTCAACAACATTCCCCCCGCCTACCTCTACCCGCCGAATCCAGCTTTCGCTGCACCCTGGGGCTTCAATCCTCTGCCCGCTTCACCCTCCGGTCCCTACGACTATCCTTACCCGTCTGGGCCAGCTTTCAGCGACTCCAACGTTGGCACCAGTAACGCCTTCGCCGGGGGTTTCGCTAGCGCGAGCGCCAGTGCCAGCGCCGGAGGCTCGGGAGGAACCGTCTCCACCTCGACCTTCCCCGGATCAGATGAGATGAGCAGCGTCTCCAACTCTGGCTTCCCCGGTTCGAGCGGTGGCGTCTCCAGCTCTGGATTCCCCggctcgagcagcagcagcgtctccGGCTCCGGCAACAACGGAGTAACCTTCTCCACCTCAGCCTTCCCCGGTGGATCTGGTGCATCGATATCGGCCTCGTCGTCCTCCTTCCCCAGTAGATCCGGAGGCGCACCGGCTTTCCCCAACAGATCGGTATCGGCCTCGTCGTCGTTCCCCAGCAGATCTGGTGGTGGAGCACCTCAGTACACCAGCGAGAAGGTTCCCGGTGGAAAGATCGAGAAGGTCGTGTCGGACTCGTTCATTGGCGTGAGAGGCTCTTTCGGCCCCGATGACGACGAATCGGTCGCCATAGAAGTCGATGGTCCCGCTGGTGGTGCACCTGGTGCAG GTTTCCCAGCTTACACCAATGCCGGACCCAACTACGGCTCAATTTCCGGTCCTGGATACTCGGCGAGTGCCTCGTTCGGAAACACCCCGTACGCGAACCCTTACTTCAACACCATCCCTACCTACAACGCTTACAACCCCGTGGACTTCCAGAACCTTTTCCAGCAGTACTTCGCTAACCTTCAGGCCCAACAACAGGCTTTCCAGCAGCAGCTTCAGGCCCAGATCCAGGCTCAACAACAAGC CGGCATTCCCGTTTCCGGAGGTTCCATCTCCACAGGACCACAATCGGCTTCTGCCAGTGCCAGTCTTGGACCAAATGGAGGATTCCAAGCAGCTCAAATCAACCCG GCCGCACCCGGAATCTTCTCTCGCTTCGGCGACAGCATTCCTCCTCCGTCAGGCAACAGCTACGGCGTCTTCAGCAGCTCGAGCTCGAGTTCAGCGGTCGGCCCAGACGGCAAGCAAACCTCGCGCAAGTCGGCCACCATCGGTGTCAACGACAACGGCAAGGTCACCTACAAGACCGTCCACGATCCTTGA
- the LOC100678777 gene encoding uncharacterized transmembrane protein DDB_G0289901 isoform X2, which yields MAAIRATYLLALMLLVGTQLATSKSVDENFKDDQLSEARTLVLRKRDTNEESKDEEAATTTIEPTTTSPDEEEDEDEVKETTPAPVVTTSAKPKKTRKRQRPSTTAAPTTPSPDYEYEEEEEEDETPTVKPLVSEKEKPKSTKKPKPGAPQLFNRIKPEEEEKPTDKPAAGGLPASNLLPPMPFNNIPPAYLYPPNPAFAAPWGFNPLPASPSGPYDYPYPSGPAFSDSNVGTSNAFAGGFASASASASAGGSGGTVSTSTFPGSDEMSSVSNSGFPGSSGGVSSSGFPGSSSSSVSGSGNNGVTFSTSAFPGGSGASISASSSSFPSRSGGAPAFPNRSVSASSSFPSRSGGGAPQYTSEKVPGGKIEKVVSDSFIGVRGSFGPDDDESVAIEVDGPAGGAPGAGFPAYTNAGPNYGSISGPGYSASASFGNTPYANPYFNTIPTYNAYNPVDFQNLFQQYFANLQAQQQAFQQQLQAQIQAQQQAGGTFASGGAFITNDRGMVDPNAQVYVNTYSSPNSASSATSVNSRSGFGGAKSTVYASPFTSNDNNNRIWDQSNRVDSYFGIPSGIPVSGGSISTGPQSASASASLGPNGGFQAAQINPAAPGIFSRFGDSIPPPSGNSYGVFSSSSSSSAVGPDGKQTSRKSATIGVNDNGKVTYKTVHDP from the exons ATGGCTGCCATCAGGGCTACTTATCTGCTGGCGCTGATGCTGCTGGTGGGCACTCAGCTGGCGACAA GCAAATCGGTGGACGAAAATTTCAAGGATGACCAGCTTAGCGAGGCGCGAACTCTCGTCTTGAGAAAGCGCGACACTAACGAGGAGAGCAAAGACGAAGAagctgcgacgacgacgattgAGCCGACCACTACTAGTCCGGACGAGGAAGAGGACGAAGACGAGGTCAAAGAGACCACGCCGGCTCCAGTAGTAACGACGAGCGCGAAGCCGAAGAAAACGCGAAAGCGTCAGAGGCCGTCGACTACCGCGGCCCCGACGACGCCGTCGCCAGACTACGAatacgaggaggaggaggaagaggacgAGACTCCCACGGTGAAACCGCTGGTCAGCGAGAAGGAGAAGCCGAAGAGCACGAAAAAGCCCAAACCCGGCGCTCCCCAGCTGTTCAACCGTATAAAGCCCGAGGAAGAGGAGAAGCCGACGGACAAGCCAGCGGCCGGCGGTTTGCCAGCCTCGAATCTTCTTCCACCGATGCCTTTCAACAACATTCCCCCCGCCTACCTCTACCCGCCGAATCCAGCTTTCGCTGCACCCTGGGGCTTCAATCCTCTGCCCGCTTCACCCTCCGGTCCCTACGACTATCCTTACCCGTCTGGGCCAGCTTTCAGCGACTCCAACGTTGGCACCAGTAACGCCTTCGCCGGGGGTTTCGCTAGCGCGAGCGCCAGTGCCAGCGCCGGAGGCTCGGGAGGAACCGTCTCCACCTCGACCTTCCCCGGATCAGATGAGATGAGCAGCGTCTCCAACTCTGGCTTCCCCGGTTCGAGCGGTGGCGTCTCCAGCTCTGGATTCCCCggctcgagcagcagcagcgtctccGGCTCCGGCAACAACGGAGTAACCTTCTCCACCTCAGCCTTCCCCGGTGGATCTGGTGCATCGATATCGGCCTCGTCGTCCTCCTTCCCCAGTAGATCCGGAGGCGCACCGGCTTTCCCCAACAGATCGGTATCGGCCTCGTCGTCGTTCCCCAGCAGATCTGGTGGTGGAGCACCTCAGTACACCAGCGAGAAGGTTCCCGGTGGAAAGATCGAGAAGGTCGTGTCGGACTCGTTCATTGGCGTGAGAGGCTCTTTCGGCCCCGATGACGACGAATCGGTCGCCATAGAAGTCGATGGTCCCGCTGGTGGTGCACCTGGTGCAG GTTTCCCAGCTTACACCAATGCCGGACCCAACTACGGCTCAATTTCCGGTCCTGGATACTCGGCGAGTGCCTCGTTCGGAAACACCCCGTACGCGAACCCTTACTTCAACACCATCCCTACCTACAACGCTTACAACCCCGTGGACTTCCAGAACCTTTTCCAGCAGTACTTCGCTAACCTTCAGGCCCAACAACAGGCTTTCCAGCAGCAGCTTCAGGCCCAGATCCAGGCTCAACAACAAGC CGGTGGTACTTTTGCCTCTGGCGGTGCCTTTATAACCAACGATCGAGGAATGGTCGATCCTAATGCTCAAGTTTACGTGAACACATACAGTTCGCCGAATTCCGCGTCTTCTGCTACTTCAGTCAACTCTCGTTCTGGTTTTGGTGGCGCTAAAAGCACAGTTTATGCTTCTCCCTTCACAAgcaatgataataataatag AATTTGGGACCAGAGCAATCGCGTTGACAGTTATTTTGGTATTCCTAGCGGCATTCCCGTTTCCGGAGGTTCCATCTCCACAGGACCACAATCGGCTTCTGCCAGTGCCAGTCTTGGACCAAATGGAGGATTCCAAGCAGCTCAAATCAACCCG GCCGCACCCGGAATCTTCTCTCGCTTCGGCGACAGCATTCCTCCTCCGTCAGGCAACAGCTACGGCGTCTTCAGCAGCTCGAGCTCGAGTTCAGCGGTCGGCCCAGACGGCAAGCAAACCTCGCGCAAGTCGGCCACCATCGGTGTCAACGACAACGGCAAGGTCACCTACAAGACCGTCCACGATCCTTGA
- the LOC100678777 gene encoding nuclear envelope pore membrane protein POM 121 isoform X4, producing MAAIRATYLLALMLLVGTQLATSKSVDENFKDDQLSEARTLVLRKRDTNEESKDEEAATTTIEPTTTSPDEEEDEDEVKETTPAPVVTTSAKPKKTRKRQRPSTTAAPTTPSPDYEYEEEEEEDETPTVKPLVSEKEKPKSTKKPKPGAPQLFNRIKPEEEEKPTDKPAAGGLPASNLLPPMPFNNIPPAYLYPPNPAFAAPWGFNPLPASPSGPYDYPYPSGPAFSDSNVGTSNAFAGGFASASASASAGGSGGTVSTSTFPGSDEMSSVSNSGFPGSSGGVSSSGFPGSSSSSVSGSGNNGVTFSTSAFPGGSGASISASSSSFPSRSGGAPAFPNRSVSASSSFPSRSGGGAPQYTSEKVPGGKIEKVVSDSFIGVRGSFGPDDDESVAIEVDGPAGGAPGAGFPAYTNAGPNYGSISGPGYSASASFGNTPYANPYFNTIPTYNAYNPVDFQNLFQQYFANLQAQQQAFQQQLQAQIQAQQQAGGTFASGGAFITNDRGMVDPNAQVYVNTYSSPNSASSATSVNSRSGFGGAKSTVYASPFTSNDNNNSGIPVSGGSISTGPQSASASASLGPNGGFQAAQINPAAPGIFSRFGDSIPPPSGNSYGVFSSSSSSSAVGPDGKQTSRKSATIGVNDNGKVTYKTVHDP from the exons ATGGCTGCCATCAGGGCTACTTATCTGCTGGCGCTGATGCTGCTGGTGGGCACTCAGCTGGCGACAA GCAAATCGGTGGACGAAAATTTCAAGGATGACCAGCTTAGCGAGGCGCGAACTCTCGTCTTGAGAAAGCGCGACACTAACGAGGAGAGCAAAGACGAAGAagctgcgacgacgacgattgAGCCGACCACTACTAGTCCGGACGAGGAAGAGGACGAAGACGAGGTCAAAGAGACCACGCCGGCTCCAGTAGTAACGACGAGCGCGAAGCCGAAGAAAACGCGAAAGCGTCAGAGGCCGTCGACTACCGCGGCCCCGACGACGCCGTCGCCAGACTACGAatacgaggaggaggaggaagaggacgAGACTCCCACGGTGAAACCGCTGGTCAGCGAGAAGGAGAAGCCGAAGAGCACGAAAAAGCCCAAACCCGGCGCTCCCCAGCTGTTCAACCGTATAAAGCCCGAGGAAGAGGAGAAGCCGACGGACAAGCCAGCGGCCGGCGGTTTGCCAGCCTCGAATCTTCTTCCACCGATGCCTTTCAACAACATTCCCCCCGCCTACCTCTACCCGCCGAATCCAGCTTTCGCTGCACCCTGGGGCTTCAATCCTCTGCCCGCTTCACCCTCCGGTCCCTACGACTATCCTTACCCGTCTGGGCCAGCTTTCAGCGACTCCAACGTTGGCACCAGTAACGCCTTCGCCGGGGGTTTCGCTAGCGCGAGCGCCAGTGCCAGCGCCGGAGGCTCGGGAGGAACCGTCTCCACCTCGACCTTCCCCGGATCAGATGAGATGAGCAGCGTCTCCAACTCTGGCTTCCCCGGTTCGAGCGGTGGCGTCTCCAGCTCTGGATTCCCCggctcgagcagcagcagcgtctccGGCTCCGGCAACAACGGAGTAACCTTCTCCACCTCAGCCTTCCCCGGTGGATCTGGTGCATCGATATCGGCCTCGTCGTCCTCCTTCCCCAGTAGATCCGGAGGCGCACCGGCTTTCCCCAACAGATCGGTATCGGCCTCGTCGTCGTTCCCCAGCAGATCTGGTGGTGGAGCACCTCAGTACACCAGCGAGAAGGTTCCCGGTGGAAAGATCGAGAAGGTCGTGTCGGACTCGTTCATTGGCGTGAGAGGCTCTTTCGGCCCCGATGACGACGAATCGGTCGCCATAGAAGTCGATGGTCCCGCTGGTGGTGCACCTGGTGCAG GTTTCCCAGCTTACACCAATGCCGGACCCAACTACGGCTCAATTTCCGGTCCTGGATACTCGGCGAGTGCCTCGTTCGGAAACACCCCGTACGCGAACCCTTACTTCAACACCATCCCTACCTACAACGCTTACAACCCCGTGGACTTCCAGAACCTTTTCCAGCAGTACTTCGCTAACCTTCAGGCCCAACAACAGGCTTTCCAGCAGCAGCTTCAGGCCCAGATCCAGGCTCAACAACAAGC CGGTGGTACTTTTGCCTCTGGCGGTGCCTTTATAACCAACGATCGAGGAATGGTCGATCCTAATGCTCAAGTTTACGTGAACACATACAGTTCGCCGAATTCCGCGTCTTCTGCTACTTCAGTCAACTCTCGTTCTGGTTTTGGTGGCGCTAAAAGCACAGTTTATGCTTCTCCCTTCACAAgcaatgataataataatag CGGCATTCCCGTTTCCGGAGGTTCCATCTCCACAGGACCACAATCGGCTTCTGCCAGTGCCAGTCTTGGACCAAATGGAGGATTCCAAGCAGCTCAAATCAACCCG GCCGCACCCGGAATCTTCTCTCGCTTCGGCGACAGCATTCCTCCTCCGTCAGGCAACAGCTACGGCGTCTTCAGCAGCTCGAGCTCGAGTTCAGCGGTCGGCCCAGACGGCAAGCAAACCTCGCGCAAGTCGGCCACCATCGGTGTCAACGACAACGGCAAGGTCACCTACAAGACCGTCCACGATCCTTGA